The Rhinopithecus roxellana isolate Shanxi Qingling chromosome 13, ASM756505v1, whole genome shotgun sequence genome contains a region encoding:
- the LOC104671524 gene encoding uncharacterized protein LOC104671524 isoform X1, translating to MLLSLLGACAVVGPFHGPEWEPVQGLLSQDHSCRDPQCCGNLLVLCLFLVWQVRHYWHQVTRTRFSTRNDIKVPLQKRAVPSMRCETVFELTPEFFSPGKSRGLGSQQWAQRQRWGYQRSLQESWAQNLLSLQHPCPGPPSGVHTYSQPIFCTTSNSNTCLLPQDSSWKAWQVPWCLRDGQTRPALDMCQEMEQLLLHSQERLVSLESVISMRSHPNSMTLTTSLPNLLSAQRLQFCPRELLSDPSHQTLRMCTWKSWDCPPEAWEPGGKNQTAGREDSRETQAPRWMNQTGSRREDASEIQASGEQFPVDFGMEGDAETKVLECANQRLVISETDGEILTPGWDNQDQMGVESRTNIQELGNRNQREAGGKNPPETQAHMGENQEQLRCKIDAETQTPEWENQDKNGSEDAVETQTFERKDKKEAGGEDGEEIQAQGLGKQGQTGDENGEETQTPQWEKQDQMKGEANVEIQTEEGRNKDQVGGQDAAQTQSCGKENVGEVKKANSVETQALDWRKQECTGNGNVTEIQTPRWEKHDQGGSKKAKKTKVSGGENQKQLSHEIQVWWGNKGLRRGEDAKETQIATKQQLREIREKDWVVIQALWWGNQRQVASEIHREFEILCWENQNWTGGEHRAESQAAEKRDQRKDGDEVGTNILAPKAEIQEQLKGETDVETQSNEPLREEDGTYIQSLGRREVKDEDDKETQELGGKNQGQLGNEFSGNIHIPKAKNQEHIRGKDGARTQTRESGNWDKLISQIDGEMHSAEWKKDEQIGGENGTEIQIQGKRNLREVGGEDGVKTWAPGKETQGQFRSDLGRKILLSEWKSQQQMGSENGTEIQAPVERNQREPGGEDGVKTQRSKRENEDQLDGEIGGSHSPGRRNWELTGKNVAENQASEKRNQREVGNKDGRMIWRLRGKNWRLRAKNQRLLKSKGNGKTCLSVWKNQEQGRGGNDEEIPIQGKRNLRGTTSDDGTETQAPAGDDQGQLRGEIDKEIQVQGQGNNNEGGDEDVAELQDIGSQRKCTDEDVGGPQAPRGGNKDLVRGEDAVRDSLQVDCSGNERPTCRKHSLPWPPAFTGYGHGTLEQEQAVAVNGFTSAPCPETNPFPHRGEVFLLVDGDGEHLASQGTTPARDHRVGISPASQQAQPETWRRRQRDKGVDPEKAPSLTRQPQNPLSLTAPLGMPSACPCLPCGPAPEAANALEGAPIALTVLPKGTGLKKSKRLLLESLMRRRIAHLKWGLPRRILESYFLFNFLGSCSLTLAGARLPGLNTGQQLQAQQEGYCEAQGSSPGLKSPERFQRVLRPDRKSSKLPTQARALESNRLHRSEPMGISIQPERAMRVRPPGGARELQKIQEAPARTKLQSPRILRPAAESRSWCGLQRVGEPPNENSRGRKMIRSKVSQVAERAPSRMRTSSSRADLAHWKKECTSWEPSKPPKPPRLKCQQTTYRRGSLESTGCRGAGQQPSYHRAEPVSFKGRLHSAVAKLSLTLLNKMSWSPQLAKCQHLAPNVSLREPDSTLLPKVGDPRAGEDSIGDHTASQRDLQPQGHCCTGATLPKTESPQGQGAPGNPNGAPQNTPASKKFSIMKHLSFFLFQHGFKKQTQAQSPQDTSEKL from the exons ATGTTGTTGTCACTGTTGGGTGCCTGTGCCGTGGTGGGGCCATTCCATGGCCCTGAGTGGGAGCCAGTGCAGGGCCTGCTTTCCCAGGATCACAGCTGCAGGGACCCTCAGTGCTGTGGCAACCTGCTTGTCCTCTGCCTCTTTCTGGTCTGGCAGGTCCGGCACTATTGGCACCAGGTCACCAGGACCCGCTTCAGCACAAGGAATGACATCAAG GTGCCACTGCAGAAACGGGCAGTGCCCTCCATGAGGTGCGAAACTGTCTTCGAGCTGACTCCTGAATTCTTCAGTCCTGGAAAGTCCAGGGGCCTAGGTTCTCAACAATGGGCACAAAGGCAGAGATGGGGATACCAGAGGAGCCTCCAGGAATCATGGGCCCAGAACCTGCTCTCTCTACAGCACCCATGTCCAGGACCACCTTCAGGTGTCCACACCTACTCTCAGCCCATCTTTTGTACCACCTCCAATTCAAACACCTGTCTACTGCCTCAGGATAGTTCCTGGAAAGCATGGCAGGTGCCTTGGTGTCTCCGTGATGGTCAGACTCGCCCTGCCTTAGATATGTGTCAAGAGATGGAGCAGCTATTGCTTCACTCACAGGAAAGGTTGGTGTCACTGGAGTCTGTCATCAGCATGAGGTCTCACCCAAACTCGATGACCTTAACCACCTCTCTTCCAAACTTACTTTCAGCTCAGAGGCTGCAGTTTTGTCCCAGAGAGCTCCTGTCTGATCCTTCCCACCAAACACTGAGAATGTGCACTTGGAAGTCTTGGGACTGTCCACCAGAGGCCTGGGAACCAGGGGGTAAAAACCAGACAGCAGGCAGAGAGGATAGTAGAGAGACCCAGGCTCCAAGGTGGATGAACCAGACAGGGAGCAGACGGGAGGATGCTTCAGAAATCCAGGCATCTGGGGAGCAGTTCCCAGTAGACTTTGGAATGGAGGGTGATGCAGAGACTAAAGTGTTGGAGTGTGCAAACCAGAGACTAGTAATAAGTGAAACTGATGGCGAGATCTTGACACCAGGGTGGGACAACCAGGACCAGATGGGAGTTGAGAGTAGAACCAACATTCAGGAACTAGGGAATAGAAACCAGAGGGAGGCTGGAGGTAAGAATCCCCCCGAAACCCAGGCACATATGGGAGAGAACCAAGAACAGTTAAGATGTAAAATTGATGCAGAGACCCAAACACCTGAGTGGGAGAACCAGGATAAGAATGGAAGTGAGGATGCTGTGGAGACCCAGACATTTGAGAGGAAGGACAAGAAAGAGGCCGGAGGGGAGGATGGGGAAGAGATCCAGGCTCAAGGATTGGGGAAGCAAGGCCAGACTGGAGATGAGAATGGTGAAGAGACCCAGACACCACAGTGGGAGAAACAAGATCAGATGAAAGGTGAGGCTAATGTGGAAATTCAGACAGAAGAGGGCAGAAACAAGGACCAGGTTGGAGGTCAGGATGCTGCACAAACCCAGTCATGTGGGAAGGAGAACGTGGGAGAAGTAAAAAAAGCGAATAGTGTAGAGACCCAGGCCTTGGATTGGAGAAAACAGGAATGTACTGGAAATGGGAATGTTACAGAGATCCAGACACCAAGGTGGGAGAAGCATGATCAAGGTGGAAGTAAGAAAGCTAAGAAGACGAAAGTATCTGGGGGAGAGAACCAGAAACAATTAAGTCATGAAATTCAAGTGTGGTGGGGAAATAAGGGCCTGAGAAGAGGTGAAGATGCTAAGGAAACCCAGATAGCTACCAAGCAGCAGCTCAGGGAGATAAGAGAGAAGGACTGGGTGGTAATCCAGGCACTATGGTGGGGAAACCAGAGACAAGTAGCAAGTGAAATTCATAGAGAATTTGAGATACTATGTTGGGAGAATCAGAACTGGACTGGAGGTGAACATAGAGCAGAAAGTCAGGCAGCAGAGAAGAGAGACCAGAGAAAGGATGGAGATGAGGTTGGCACAAATATCCTGGCACCCAAGGCTGAGATCCAGGAACAATTAAAAGGTGAAACTGATGTGGAGACGCAGAGCAATGAGCCACTTAGAGAAGAAGATGGTACATACATTCAGTCACTAGGTAGGAGAGAGGTTAAAGATGAGGATGATAAAGAGACCCAGgaacttgggggaaaaaatcagGGTCAGTTAGGAAATGAATTTAGTGGAAACATTCACATACCAAAGGCGAAGAATCAGGAACATATTAGAGGCAAAGATGGTGCACGTACCCAGACACGTGAGTCAGGGAACTGGGACAAATTAATAAGTCAAATTGATGGAGAAATGCATTCAGCAGAATGGAAGAAAGATGAGCAGATTGGAGGTGAGAATGGGACAGAAATTCAGATACAAGGGAAGAGAAACCTGAGAGAAGTTGGAGGTGAGGATGGTGTAAAGACTTGGGCGCCTGGGAAAGAAACCCAGGGTCAGTTTAGAAGTGATCTTGGTAGGAAGATCCTTTTATCAGAGTGGAAGAGCCAGCAGCAGATGGGAAGTGAGAATGGAACAGAAATTCAGGCTCCAGTGGAGAGAAACCAGAGAGAACCTGGAGGCGAGGATGGTGTAAAGACTCAGAGATCTAAGAGAGAGAACGAGGACCAGTTAGATGGTGAGATTGGAGGGAGTCATTCACCAGGGAGGAGGAACTGGGAGCTGACTGGAAAGAATGTTGCAGAAAATCAAGCATcagagaagagaaaccagagaGAGGTTGGAAACAAGGATGGTAGAATGATCTGGAGGCTTAGGGGAAAAAACTGGAGACTTAGAGCAAAGAACCAGAGACTGTTAAAAAGTAAAGGTAATGGAAAGACCTGTTTATCAGTGTGGAAGAACCAGGAACAGGGTAGAGGTGGGAATGATGAAGAAATTCCAATACAGGGGAAGAGAAACCTGAGAGGGACCACAAGTGATGATGGTACAGAGACCCAGGCTCCTGCAGGAGATGACCAGGGACAGTTAAGAGGTGAAATTGATAAAGAGATCCAGGTACAAGGGCAAGGAAATAATAATGAGGGTGGAGATGAGGACGTTGCAGAACTCCAGGATATAGGAAGCCAGAGAAAGTGCACAGATGAGGATGTTGGAGGGCCTCAGGCACCAAGGGGAGGAAACAAAGATCTGGTCAGAGGAGAGGATGCTGTGAGAGACAGTCTCCAAGTCGACTGTTCTGGGAATGAGAGGCCCACATGCAGGAAGCACAGCTTACCATGGCCTCCAGCCTTCACTGGCTATGGACATGGGACCCTGGAACAGGAACAGGCAGTGGCTGTGAATGGTTTCACCTCTGCCCCCTGTCCTGAGACGAATCCTTTCCCCCACAGGGGTGAAGTCTTCCTGCTGGTGGATGGGGATGGAGAGCATCTGGCCAGCCAAGGCACAACCCCTGCCAGGGATCATAGAGTGGGCATCAGTCCAGCCTCCCAGCAGGCCCAACCTGAAACCTGGAGAAGACGACAAAGGGACAAAGGGGTGGATCCAGAGAAGGCCCCCAGCCTGACTCGGCAGCCCCAAAACCCTCTGTCTCTGACTGCTCCCTTGGGCATGCCCTCTGCCTGCCCCTGTCTCCCGTGTGGCCCAGCCCCGGAAGCTGCCAACGCTCTGGAGGGTGCTCCCATTGCCCTCACTGTCCTGCCCAAGGGGACAGGCCTCAAGAAGAGCAAACGACTACTCCTGGAGTCCCTCATGCGGAGAAGGATTGCACACCTGAAGTGGGGTCTTCCCCGGCGGATCCTGGAGTCCTATTTCCTGTTTAACTTCTTAGGATCTTGCTCATTGACCCTTGCTGGGGCGAGGCTCCCTGGACTGAACACAGGCCAGCAGCTCCAAGCGCAGCAGGAAGGGTATTGTGAGGCCCAGGGCTCCTCACCAGGCCTTAAGTCCCCAGAGAGGTTCCAGAGGGTTCTGCGCCCAGACAGAAAAAGCTCAAAACTTCCTACACAAGCCAGAGCTCTGGAGAGCAACAGACTGCACAGATCAGAGCCCATGGGCATTTCCATCCAGCCTGAAAGGGCCATGAGAGTCAGGCCACCCGGGGGCGCCAGAGAACTACAGAAGATCCAGGAAGCACCTGCTAGGACCAAGCTCCAGTCTCCCAGGATCCTCAGGCCGGCAGCGGAGTCCAGGAGCTGGTGTGGCCTACAAAGGGTGGGAGAGCCTCCCAATGAGAACAGCAGGGGCAGGAAAATGATTAGGTCAAAGGTCTCCCAGGTGGCAGAAAGGGCTCCCAGTAGAATGAGGACCTCATCCTCCAGGGCAGACCTCGCCCACTGGAAGAAGGAATGTACATCCTGGGAGCCCTCTAAGCCCCCCAAGCCCCCCAGACTCAAATGCCAGCAGACCACATACAGAAGAGGAAGCCTGGAATCTACAGGGTGCAGAGGGGCTGGGCAGCAGCCTTCCTACCATCGTGCAGAACCTGTCAGCTTCAAAGGGAGGCTCCACTCTGCGGTGGCAAAGCTGAGCCTGACCCTTCTGAACAAGATGTCCTGGTCCCCACAGCTCGCCAAGTGCCAGCACTTGGCCCCTAACGTGAGCCTGAGGGAACCTGATTCtactctgcttcccaaagtgggTGATCCACGTGCAGGGGAGGACAGCATCGGAGACCACACTGCTTCACAGAGGGATCTTCAGCCGCAAGGTCACTGCTGTACTGGGGCCACCCTTCCTAAGACAGAGAGTCCCCAGGGCCAGGGAGCACCTGGGAACCCAAATGGGGCGCCACAGAATACACCAGCCTCCAAAAAGTTTAGTATTATGAAGCATCTGAGTTTTTTTCTCTTCCAGCATGGCTTTAAAAAGCAGACTCAGGCCCAGAGTCCTCAGGACACATCAGAAAAGCTTTGA
- the LOC104671524 gene encoding uncharacterized protein LOC104671524 isoform X2, which translates to MCTWKSWDCPPEAWEPGGKNQTAGREDSRETQAPRWMNQTGSRREDASEIQASGEQFPVDFGMEGDAETKVLECANQRLVISETDGEILTPGWDNQDQMGVESRTNIQELGNRNQREAGGKNPPETQAHMGENQEQLRCKIDAETQTPEWENQDKNGSEDAVETQTFERKDKKEAGGEDGEEIQAQGLGKQGQTGDENGEETQTPQWEKQDQMKGEANVEIQTEEGRNKDQVGGQDAAQTQSCGKENVGEVKKANSVETQALDWRKQECTGNGNVTEIQTPRWEKHDQGGSKKAKKTKVSGGENQKQLSHEIQVWWGNKGLRRGEDAKETQIATKQQLREIREKDWVVIQALWWGNQRQVASEIHREFEILCWENQNWTGGEHRAESQAAEKRDQRKDGDEVGTNILAPKAEIQEQLKGETDVETQSNEPLREEDGTYIQSLGRREVKDEDDKETQELGGKNQGQLGNEFSGNIHIPKAKNQEHIRGKDGARTQTRESGNWDKLISQIDGEMHSAEWKKDEQIGGENGTEIQIQGKRNLREVGGEDGVKTWAPGKETQGQFRSDLGRKILLSEWKSQQQMGSENGTEIQAPVERNQREPGGEDGVKTQRSKRENEDQLDGEIGGSHSPGRRNWELTGKNVAENQASEKRNQREVGNKDGRMIWRLRGKNWRLRAKNQRLLKSKGNGKTCLSVWKNQEQGRGGNDEEIPIQGKRNLRGTTSDDGTETQAPAGDDQGQLRGEIDKEIQVQGQGNNNEGGDEDVAELQDIGSQRKCTDEDVGGPQAPRGGNKDLVRGEDAVRDSLQVDCSGNERPTCRKHSLPWPPAFTGYGHGTLEQEQAVAVNGFTSAPCPETNPFPHRGEVFLLVDGDGEHLASQGTTPARDHRVGISPASQQAQPETWRRRQRDKGVDPEKAPSLTRQPQNPLSLTAPLGMPSACPCLPCGPAPEAANALEGAPIALTVLPKGTGLKKSKRLLLESLMRRRIAHLKWGLPRRILESYFLFNFLGSCSLTLAGARLPGLNTGQQLQAQQEGYCEAQGSSPGLKSPERFQRVLRPDRKSSKLPTQARALESNRLHRSEPMGISIQPERAMRVRPPGGARELQKIQEAPARTKLQSPRILRPAAESRSWCGLQRVGEPPNENSRGRKMIRSKVSQVAERAPSRMRTSSSRADLAHWKKECTSWEPSKPPKPPRLKCQQTTYRRGSLESTGCRGAGQQPSYHRAEPVSFKGRLHSAVAKLSLTLLNKMSWSPQLAKCQHLAPNVSLREPDSTLLPKVGDPRAGEDSIGDHTASQRDLQPQGHCCTGATLPKTESPQGQGAPGNPNGAPQNTPASKKFSIMKHLSFFLFQHGFKKQTQAQSPQDTSEKL; encoded by the coding sequence ATGTGCACTTGGAAGTCTTGGGACTGTCCACCAGAGGCCTGGGAACCAGGGGGTAAAAACCAGACAGCAGGCAGAGAGGATAGTAGAGAGACCCAGGCTCCAAGGTGGATGAACCAGACAGGGAGCAGACGGGAGGATGCTTCAGAAATCCAGGCATCTGGGGAGCAGTTCCCAGTAGACTTTGGAATGGAGGGTGATGCAGAGACTAAAGTGTTGGAGTGTGCAAACCAGAGACTAGTAATAAGTGAAACTGATGGCGAGATCTTGACACCAGGGTGGGACAACCAGGACCAGATGGGAGTTGAGAGTAGAACCAACATTCAGGAACTAGGGAATAGAAACCAGAGGGAGGCTGGAGGTAAGAATCCCCCCGAAACCCAGGCACATATGGGAGAGAACCAAGAACAGTTAAGATGTAAAATTGATGCAGAGACCCAAACACCTGAGTGGGAGAACCAGGATAAGAATGGAAGTGAGGATGCTGTGGAGACCCAGACATTTGAGAGGAAGGACAAGAAAGAGGCCGGAGGGGAGGATGGGGAAGAGATCCAGGCTCAAGGATTGGGGAAGCAAGGCCAGACTGGAGATGAGAATGGTGAAGAGACCCAGACACCACAGTGGGAGAAACAAGATCAGATGAAAGGTGAGGCTAATGTGGAAATTCAGACAGAAGAGGGCAGAAACAAGGACCAGGTTGGAGGTCAGGATGCTGCACAAACCCAGTCATGTGGGAAGGAGAACGTGGGAGAAGTAAAAAAAGCGAATAGTGTAGAGACCCAGGCCTTGGATTGGAGAAAACAGGAATGTACTGGAAATGGGAATGTTACAGAGATCCAGACACCAAGGTGGGAGAAGCATGATCAAGGTGGAAGTAAGAAAGCTAAGAAGACGAAAGTATCTGGGGGAGAGAACCAGAAACAATTAAGTCATGAAATTCAAGTGTGGTGGGGAAATAAGGGCCTGAGAAGAGGTGAAGATGCTAAGGAAACCCAGATAGCTACCAAGCAGCAGCTCAGGGAGATAAGAGAGAAGGACTGGGTGGTAATCCAGGCACTATGGTGGGGAAACCAGAGACAAGTAGCAAGTGAAATTCATAGAGAATTTGAGATACTATGTTGGGAGAATCAGAACTGGACTGGAGGTGAACATAGAGCAGAAAGTCAGGCAGCAGAGAAGAGAGACCAGAGAAAGGATGGAGATGAGGTTGGCACAAATATCCTGGCACCCAAGGCTGAGATCCAGGAACAATTAAAAGGTGAAACTGATGTGGAGACGCAGAGCAATGAGCCACTTAGAGAAGAAGATGGTACATACATTCAGTCACTAGGTAGGAGAGAGGTTAAAGATGAGGATGATAAAGAGACCCAGgaacttgggggaaaaaatcagGGTCAGTTAGGAAATGAATTTAGTGGAAACATTCACATACCAAAGGCGAAGAATCAGGAACATATTAGAGGCAAAGATGGTGCACGTACCCAGACACGTGAGTCAGGGAACTGGGACAAATTAATAAGTCAAATTGATGGAGAAATGCATTCAGCAGAATGGAAGAAAGATGAGCAGATTGGAGGTGAGAATGGGACAGAAATTCAGATACAAGGGAAGAGAAACCTGAGAGAAGTTGGAGGTGAGGATGGTGTAAAGACTTGGGCGCCTGGGAAAGAAACCCAGGGTCAGTTTAGAAGTGATCTTGGTAGGAAGATCCTTTTATCAGAGTGGAAGAGCCAGCAGCAGATGGGAAGTGAGAATGGAACAGAAATTCAGGCTCCAGTGGAGAGAAACCAGAGAGAACCTGGAGGCGAGGATGGTGTAAAGACTCAGAGATCTAAGAGAGAGAACGAGGACCAGTTAGATGGTGAGATTGGAGGGAGTCATTCACCAGGGAGGAGGAACTGGGAGCTGACTGGAAAGAATGTTGCAGAAAATCAAGCATcagagaagagaaaccagagaGAGGTTGGAAACAAGGATGGTAGAATGATCTGGAGGCTTAGGGGAAAAAACTGGAGACTTAGAGCAAAGAACCAGAGACTGTTAAAAAGTAAAGGTAATGGAAAGACCTGTTTATCAGTGTGGAAGAACCAGGAACAGGGTAGAGGTGGGAATGATGAAGAAATTCCAATACAGGGGAAGAGAAACCTGAGAGGGACCACAAGTGATGATGGTACAGAGACCCAGGCTCCTGCAGGAGATGACCAGGGACAGTTAAGAGGTGAAATTGATAAAGAGATCCAGGTACAAGGGCAAGGAAATAATAATGAGGGTGGAGATGAGGACGTTGCAGAACTCCAGGATATAGGAAGCCAGAGAAAGTGCACAGATGAGGATGTTGGAGGGCCTCAGGCACCAAGGGGAGGAAACAAAGATCTGGTCAGAGGAGAGGATGCTGTGAGAGACAGTCTCCAAGTCGACTGTTCTGGGAATGAGAGGCCCACATGCAGGAAGCACAGCTTACCATGGCCTCCAGCCTTCACTGGCTATGGACATGGGACCCTGGAACAGGAACAGGCAGTGGCTGTGAATGGTTTCACCTCTGCCCCCTGTCCTGAGACGAATCCTTTCCCCCACAGGGGTGAAGTCTTCCTGCTGGTGGATGGGGATGGAGAGCATCTGGCCAGCCAAGGCACAACCCCTGCCAGGGATCATAGAGTGGGCATCAGTCCAGCCTCCCAGCAGGCCCAACCTGAAACCTGGAGAAGACGACAAAGGGACAAAGGGGTGGATCCAGAGAAGGCCCCCAGCCTGACTCGGCAGCCCCAAAACCCTCTGTCTCTGACTGCTCCCTTGGGCATGCCCTCTGCCTGCCCCTGTCTCCCGTGTGGCCCAGCCCCGGAAGCTGCCAACGCTCTGGAGGGTGCTCCCATTGCCCTCACTGTCCTGCCCAAGGGGACAGGCCTCAAGAAGAGCAAACGACTACTCCTGGAGTCCCTCATGCGGAGAAGGATTGCACACCTGAAGTGGGGTCTTCCCCGGCGGATCCTGGAGTCCTATTTCCTGTTTAACTTCTTAGGATCTTGCTCATTGACCCTTGCTGGGGCGAGGCTCCCTGGACTGAACACAGGCCAGCAGCTCCAAGCGCAGCAGGAAGGGTATTGTGAGGCCCAGGGCTCCTCACCAGGCCTTAAGTCCCCAGAGAGGTTCCAGAGGGTTCTGCGCCCAGACAGAAAAAGCTCAAAACTTCCTACACAAGCCAGAGCTCTGGAGAGCAACAGACTGCACAGATCAGAGCCCATGGGCATTTCCATCCAGCCTGAAAGGGCCATGAGAGTCAGGCCACCCGGGGGCGCCAGAGAACTACAGAAGATCCAGGAAGCACCTGCTAGGACCAAGCTCCAGTCTCCCAGGATCCTCAGGCCGGCAGCGGAGTCCAGGAGCTGGTGTGGCCTACAAAGGGTGGGAGAGCCTCCCAATGAGAACAGCAGGGGCAGGAAAATGATTAGGTCAAAGGTCTCCCAGGTGGCAGAAAGGGCTCCCAGTAGAATGAGGACCTCATCCTCCAGGGCAGACCTCGCCCACTGGAAGAAGGAATGTACATCCTGGGAGCCCTCTAAGCCCCCCAAGCCCCCCAGACTCAAATGCCAGCAGACCACATACAGAAGAGGAAGCCTGGAATCTACAGGGTGCAGAGGGGCTGGGCAGCAGCCTTCCTACCATCGTGCAGAACCTGTCAGCTTCAAAGGGAGGCTCCACTCTGCGGTGGCAAAGCTGAGCCTGACCCTTCTGAACAAGATGTCCTGGTCCCCACAGCTCGCCAAGTGCCAGCACTTGGCCCCTAACGTGAGCCTGAGGGAACCTGATTCtactctgcttcccaaagtgggTGATCCACGTGCAGGGGAGGACAGCATCGGAGACCACACTGCTTCACAGAGGGATCTTCAGCCGCAAGGTCACTGCTGTACTGGGGCCACCCTTCCTAAGACAGAGAGTCCCCAGGGCCAGGGAGCACCTGGGAACCCAAATGGGGCGCCACAGAATACACCAGCCTCCAAAAAGTTTAGTATTATGAAGCATCTGAGTTTTTTTCTCTTCCAGCATGGCTTTAAAAAGCAGACTCAGGCCCAGAGTCCTCAGGACACATCAGAAAAGCTTTGA